The Knoellia sp. S7-12 region GCCCGGCGAGCCACACCCCGAGCCCGAGCAGCAGCATCGCCCCCGCCACGACCACGGCGGTGGGGAGATCGAAGGAGGCCGACATGGCGCGAGCCTAAGGGGTGGCCCGAGCACGTGTCGGGGTCCCGGCGCACTCTGCGGCGCCCGCCACACCGCTCACGACGAGCGCGACCACGCGGCATACCCTCGTCGTCATGAGTGAGTTCGACGACGTCCTGCGCATCTCCGACGGCACCGCAGAACTCACCGATGGTTGGGTCATCGGCGAAGCGATCAACGGCGGGGTCCTCATGTCGCTGGCGACGCAGGCGGCCTCGGACGCGATGAAGGCGCAGGGCAGCCATGTCGACGCCGTCGCCTTCAGCACGACCTTCCTCGCCGCGGCCCAGCCCGGTCCCGCCACCGTGGAGACAGAGATCCTGCGCATCGGCCGCTCGTTCTCGACCGCCGAGGTCACGGTGAGCCAGGACGACAAGGTGCGCCTGCGGCATACCGCGACGTTTGCCGACCTCGACGCCCACAGCGAGCCCGTGCACCTCGAGGAAGCGCCGCCCGAGCTGCCCGAACCCGAGCGGTGCGCGCCGGCCTCACGTGGCGGCTTCGCGCAGAAGATTGCCCTCCTCGACCGCATCGACCTGCGCATCGACCCCGCCACCGTCGGCTGGGCGCTCGGTCAACCTGCCAGCGACGGCGAGATGCGCGCCTGGATCAAGTTCGCCGACGGCCGCGAACCCGACGTCTCCTCACTCCCGTTCTTCCTCGACGCCATGCCGCCGGTGACCTTCACCTTTGGCGCGCTCGGGTGGGCGCCGACGATCGCGTTCTCCGGCCACATCCGCTCGTGCCCGGCGCCCGGCTGGCTGCGCATGCGCATCACGACCCGCAACGTCATCGGCGGACTGTTCGAGGAGGACGCGATCATCTGGGATTCACGCGATCGCGTTGTCGCACAGTCCCGTCAACTCGCAGGCGTGCGCATGCCGGCCCACGCAGAGCGTGGGACCCGCGCTCCCGACCGCGCGCAGGGCGAGTGACCGTGTCCGCCAACGCTGCTCAGCTCGCCGCCTCCGTCAACGCCCTCGGCACCCTGCCCGGGATGCCCGAGAAGATCGACGCCGCCCGTCAGGCCTGCACCCAGTTGCGCTGGCACAATGCGCTGCGCCGCCGTATCCCCGAGGCCGCGGCCGAGTCGCGCGTCCGTGGTGCCTGGGCGAGCGGTGAGCTCGACGGCGCTCGCCTGTCCGTCGACATCGTGCGCGACCTGATGCGCGGCGCCGTGACGTGGCACGACGAACCCGACCCGGTCGAGCAGGTCATGCGCGGAGTCGTCGCCGCGACGGCCGAGACCGAGCGCCTCGGCGCCGTCGTGCTCAATGCCCCGATGCAGGCGCTCGCCCGCCTCCACACCGCTGCCGCCGCCGGGCTCGTCCCCGATGACGAGCTCGGCCGCCCCCGGCGAGACGGCGAGGACTGCCGCGAGTTCGTCGAGATCGGCGACGCCCCGCCCGCTGCCGAGGCGCGCGAACGACTGCAGCGCGTCGTCGCGATCCTGGCGAGCGCGGCGACCCTGCCCGTGCCGATCGTCGCGGCCCTCGCCCACGCCGAGATCGTCACGGCCCGACCGTTCACCCGCGGCAACGGCGTCGTCGCCCGCGCCATCGAACGCGCTGTCATCCAGGCTGGTGGCCTCGACCCGACCGGGGTCGCGGTTCCGGAAGCCGGGCACGGGACGGGAGGTGGGCCGGCATACCTCGGTGGGCTCACGGCATACAGCCGTGGTGACGCCGCAGGCGTGGGTCTGTGGCTCACCCACTGTTGCGACGCGATCGTCGCCGGGGCCGCTGAAGGTGAGCGGATCGCCGATGCGGTGCTTGCCGGGCGACTCACCTGAGCAAAGTCAAGACTTGTCGTGGCTGCCGTAGGGGAGTAGACAGGATGCATCGGACAGGCCTTCGGGAACCGGTCGACCTGAAACAACCGCGAGACGCAATGGGTACCCACGCGCGGGCAGTCCACTGATGGACCGGTCTGTTCGGGCTTGACCCGATACGACGGCTAAGGAAGTGCACGCTTGGTCGCCCGGAACGCTCGCGGCGGATGACGCCCCTCCTGTAGGGGCGTCATCGTCGTGGGGTGCCCTCCTGGCCGCGTTCGGGTGGTCATTGAATGGTCACTTTGGTTGAGTTTGAGTGTTCACCTTGCATGCATCGGATCGATCCGCAACGATGGTGTCATCGCTCCCCTTCGGGGTTGTAGCGACGGGTGGTCCGGCCTCTCCCCCCCGGGGCTCGGCCCGCCCGACGGCCCCGGTCATCCCCCCGACCGGGGCCGTCGCCTTTTCTTTTGCAGTTCCGCTCACGCGTCATCCACAGGCGGCGTATGCCGGGTGCCCTTGTCCACAGATCCGCTCGGCTGGGTGGTGGTCGGGTTGGCCGTTGGGTGACGGTCGTGATTATGACTTCTCTTCTGACACCTCTCGTGGTGGTGCTCGGCGCCAGTGGTGGCTTGGGTGCGTCGACCTGGGCCGCTGCCCTGGCTCGGCGCATGTCCATGCACTTGGGCGAATGTGTCCTGGTCGATGGCGATGTCCGAGGTGGTGGGCTCGACATGACGTGCGGCACCGAGCACGTGCCGGGGCTGCGATGGCCCGACCTGGCGCGCTTGCGTGGGACGACGTCGTGTGCACGGCTGATTGCTGCGCTGCCGCATGGCGAGGTGCCGGTGCTGTCGGCGGGTGGGCGTGGTGCTGCGATCCCCGACTCCGTGGTCATCGACGTCCTGAGGTCGATCTGCGGGGAGACGCCAGTGGTCCTTGATGCTCCTGCGCTGACGTCCCTCGTTGTGGCATTGACGCAGGATGCCGCTGCCGTCCACGTCGTCTCCGGGTTGCAGGCTCGGCAGCTCGCGGACACCGAAGCGTTGGTCTGCGAGCTCTCTGGTGCCGGCGTGGGGCTGGTGACGCGTTCGTCGGGGGCGGTGGGCGTCGAGCTCGAGGAGGTGCTCGACCACCTGGGTGTGGCTCACCTCGCGCACCTGCGCCACGACCCCCGGGTGCGCCGTGACGGCGAGCGGGGCGACTGGCCGGGGTTGCGAGGACCGTTGCGGGACAGCGCTGATCGCGTTGTGTTGGACCTGCTCGACCGTCTTGAGGCGGGTGCGGCATGAGTGATGGAGTCGGTGGTGCTGGTGCTGGTTCTGGTGCTGGTTCTGGTTCTGGTTCTGGTGCGTGGGCGCCGCGCTGGCCCGGCATCGAGGAGGCGATCCGCGAGGGCCGGTCGCCGGATGCGTCGGCGATCGCCGGGGTGACCGGGTCGGTCGTCGAGCTCGGTGCAGAGGGGGTGGCCATCGAGAGTGCGTTGTTGCGTGAACAGGTGCTGGGCTTCGGACCGTTGGAGCAGTGGATCGCGCTGGCCTCGGTCACGGACGTGCTCGTCAATGGCGACGGTGCGGTGTGGGTTGATCGCGGTGGGGGAGTGGAGGAGACCGGGGTGCGGCTTGACCGTGCTGCCGCTCGTGCCCTGGCGACGCGGTTGGCGGGGTTGGCTCGTCGCCGGCTCGACGAGTCCCAGCCATGGGTGGACGGAGTCTTGCCCGGTGGTGTGCGACTCCACGCGATCCTGCCGCCCCTGGCCGAGTCCGGGACTCACCTGAGCCTGCGCATCCCACGACACCAACCCGTGGGCGTCGACGGCCTGATCCGATTGGGCGCTGTGGGCGGCGAAGGTGACGTGCTGGCAGAGGCGCTGCGGCGGGTCGTCGCAGCGCGCCTGTCGTTCCTCGTCGTGGGCGGCACGGGAGCCGGCAAGACGACTGTCCTCGGTGCGCTGCTGTCCGAGTGCGCGCCCGACGAGCGGATCGTGGTCGTCGAGGACGTGCGCGAGCTTGCTCCGGCGCACCCGCATGTGGTTCGGCTCCAAGGACGCATGCCCAACGTCGAGGGTGTCGGCGGTGTGACGATGGTGGATCTGGTGCGCCAGGCGCTGCGAATGCGTCCCGACCGGCTCGTGGTCGGTGAGGTCCGAGGTGCCGAGGTGCGCGAGATGTTGGCGGCTCTCAACACCGGTCACGATGGAGGCGCAGGGACGGTGCACGCCAACGGGATTGAGGAGGTGCCAGCCCGCCTCGAGGCGCTGGGGGCACTGGCCGGACTGGGCCGCGAGGCGGTGCACGCGCAGCTGCGCGGGGCCGTCCAGATCGTCGTCGAGGTGGCCCGGGTGGGATCGGCACGATTCGTGCGGGCGCTTGGGGTGACGCGCTGGACCGGGTCCGAGGTCGTCGTCGACGAAGCGATCGTCGTGGTGGGCGTCCCGGGGACCACCGGCTCCGAGACGCGGCGCGGGCCGGGTGCCGAGCGGCTCGACGGACTGCTTCGAGCGGCTGACGTGGGCGCCGGCGCACGGGACGAGATGGGCCAGGCCGCGCGAAATCGCGACGCCCTGGGGCGCGAGGGACGGGAGGTCGCGTGACCCTGCTCGTGGTCTGTCTTCTCGTGACGGCGATCCTCGTGTGGCCACGGGGCCGACCCGTGACGCGCTCGCTGCTGGGGTCATCGGCGATGGGCCGGGGCGTGGACGGCTCAGCGGCTGAGCGACGTCCCGACGCGGTGTCCTCACGACTGCGTCGCTTGCTGGCACGCGAGGTCAGCTTTGGGCGACGTCGTCGAGGGTGGGTCGCCGACTTTGCCGAGCTGTCGGCCGTGGGTCTCGATGCGGGACTGCCGGGAGCCGAAGCCGCCCGTCTCGCCTGTGAAGTCGGTGGGTCGGCCGCAACCCGCACGGAGTTCGCCGCGTTGGGTGAGCAGATCTCGGCAACACAGGTGCGAGGAAGGTCCGTGGGCGAATGTCTGAGCCGCGCCGCGGAGGGCGATCGTGACCTCGCCTTCCTTGCCGCGGCATGGCAGCTCACCGATGAGTTCGGAGTGGCAGCGGCGCCTGCGGCCCGGGCGTCGGCCGCCGTGCTTCGTGAGCGGGCAGCGAGTGACGATCGGCGCACCGTCCTCGCGGCTGGTCCGCGCGCCTCGATGTGGCTGCTCACCCTGTTGCCGCTGAGTGGCCCGCTTGTCGCGTTGGTCCTGGGCCTGCCCGTGGGTGACGTCTATGGCAGCAACGCGTCCCTCGCGGCTGCGTTCGGAGGCCTCTGCCTCACCGCAATCGGCTGGTTCTGGTCGCGAACCGTTCTGCGCCGAGCCCTGCGCCCGGCGGAGGTGTCGTGATGCTCCGCGTCGCCTGCGCACACCTGACGGCGCTCAGGTGATGGTCCTCGCCGCGATCGTCCTTGTCGTCGGCGCCTGCTTCCTGTGGCCTGCGGGGCGTCGTGGGCCGCTCGAGAGAGGAGCACCTGACGGGCAGGTTGGTCCGATTCCGTCCCCGTCACTGCTGTCGTCGCAGCTGACCCCGGCCGCGACGGCAGCAGTGACGGTGGACGCCGCTGCAGATGCGTTGGTGCTCTGCGCGCTCGCGCTGCGCTCCGGGCTCGGCCCGATCGAAGCCCTCGAAGCCGTGGCGGACAAGGCCGGCGGTCCGGTCGCGCATCACCTGCGGGTCGTCGCGAGTGCCCATCGCTGGGGCCAGGACGCGGCGACGTCCTGGGCTCATGTGGGGGAAGCGTGGCGACCTGCCGCCCTCGCGTGGCAGGCCGCCGAGCAGTCAGGCGCGGCGCCGGCCGGGGTTGTGCTCGCTGCCGCTGAGCGGATGCGTCGCGAGGAGTCCTCTCGCGTGGAGGCCGCAGTGCAGCGTGCCGGAGTTCTCCTCGTCCTGCCGCTGGGCGCCTGCTTCCTGCCCGGGTTCGTCGGCACGACCGTGGTCCCCGTCGTGCTCCACCTCGCCCGATCGAGTCTTGGGGTCGGGTGATGGTCGATGTAGCCATCTTTTGGATTCGTCGCCATCGCCGAGTCCCGCCGACCGAGATGCGGATACGCGGCGCGAGTTGACAAACTTAGCCAACCGGTTGGTAAAGTAACTGTCATGCCAGCTGCTCACCGTCCATCCCAACGCGTCGCTGCTCTGGAAGCCACGCTCGATCTGCTGCGTGCCGGCGGCAACCTGTCCTTGGAGGCTGCGGCTCGGGCTGCGGGGATGAGCAAGCCCGGCCTGATGTATCACTTCGCCACGAAGGAGGCCCTGGTCGCGGCGCTCGTTGACCACCTCGTCGACGGTTATGAGCGTGACTTCATCTCGCTGCTCCCCGCCCAGCCGACCCAGGGAACCGAGCCGGAGGGGTTGTCCGCAAGTGAGCGCATTGCGGCATACGTGCGGTGGTCCCTCACCTACGCGCACGACGCGGCAGACCTGGTGATCCTGTGTGACCCCAAGCTGCGGGTGCCAATGGCCGCCCGCTGGGCTGATCGGTTCCGGGGCTGGGTTGAGGTGCCTGCCGAGATCGCCGCGGCTGACCGGGCCCGTCTGTATGCGGTCCGGCTCATGGCGGATGGCTGCTGGTTCGCCGACGCCAGCGGCGTCCTGCCCGTCCCCCTCGAGGACCGGCCGGGATTGTTGGCGCTCGCGCTGGACCTGTTGGAAGGAGAGGGCTCGTGAGCAAGTGGTCCCTGCTCCTCGCCGCAATCCTCAGCGAGGTCACGGCGTCCCTGTCGCTCAAGGGCGCACTGGTTGAGCCGCTGCTCTACATCCCGGTCGTCGTCGGCTTCGTGGCGGCGTTCATCTTCCTGAGCGCGGTGCTGCGCCGGAACATGCCGATCGGGGTCGCCTACGGCGTGTGGGCAGCATCGGGAGTTGCCCTGACCTCGGTTCTGTCCGCCGTCATCTATGACGAACCGTTCACCCGCGTCATGGGTGTGGGGATCGTCCTCATCATCGCTGGGGTGCTGCTCGTGGAGATCGGCTCACAGGCCGCGCAGGACAAACGTGGGCACCTCACCCCCGAGTCGAACAATGGAGCAATCTGATGCAGTGGGTCTTCCTGGCCATGGCCATCACCCTCGAAGTCGCGGCGACACTCTGCCTGCGGATGGCGTCCACCGGCCAGAACAAGCTCTGGTACCTCGGAGTCGGCCTCGGCTACGCCGGTGCGTTCGCCGCACTCACCGTCACGCTCTCCGAAGGGCTTGGACTCGGTGTCGCCTACGGCATCTGGGCGGCCAGCGGCGTGGCGCTGACCGCTGCCGCGTCGCGCATCCTCTTCAAGGAACCGCTCACCGCGCTCATGGGCGTCGGTATCGGCCTGATCATCGGCGGCGTGCTGCTGGTCGAGCTGGGCTCCGGTCACTGAGGCACCCCTGAGGCGTCTGACCCGGTGACCGAGTTGTCCACAAGCAGGGCCCACAACGCAACTCGTCCACAGATCATCGGCTGGGCCTCGCGCTTGATGGCGAACTGGGCTGGACTCGTTCTGAAGCGGGGACAAGCCCCGCACCGATCGAGGAGATCCGCTGTGACACAGGCTCTTTCGCGCCGTTGGGCGCATATCAAGGAATCGGCCGAGGCTGGCATGACCACCGCGGAGTATGCCGTGGGCACGCTCGTGGCATGTGGCCAAGGTACCCCGCAGTCGCGGCTGACGCATAGCTCGAAGTACATCGCGTACTGCTGGTGCGCGATTGCTCAAGTTGGCCGATGTTGGTTGCAGGTTCTCAGACCTGCGAATACGTGTTGGTCGGGGTTGGTCGACCTTGGCTGTGAGGGGTTTCTGGCCCGGACACTTCAAGGAAACACCGGCCCGTCCTCGGGGCTGACGCCCCACTTCACACAAGGCGATCGGGCTTGCGAAGCAGGAGAAAGTACGTAGGTGCGTGGGCCTCCCACGGAGCTGCGTCGGCCGATGGGAGGCTGGGCCGTCGATCTGACCAATGCACGAAGGGGCCGAAACGTGAGCGAACAGAGCCCAGACGACCGTCTGAGCCCCAAGGAGCTTGCCATCAGCATCACGGTGGTTGGTCTCTTCATGGTCGGGATCTCGGCTGCCGCCGAGGGTTGGTGGAGCGCAGCTCTCCTTGAGGTCGGTGCGGCACTCCTCCTCGCCGCTCCTCTCGTGTTTCTTGCGCGGCGACTTGAGAGGCGTGTCAAGGACGTCGAGCGCGGTGAACAGGCCACCCAGACGGCGGTTGCGGGGTTAGCTGCCGACATCGAGAGCACGGTCCCTGTTCGCTCGCAGGAAGATCTCGCGGCGCGTATTAACGATCAGGCGCTAGGGGTCACCAACCGCTACCGGGAGCTGTATGAGGCGCTCCGGCAGTTGCCGAGCCACGACGACATCTGGACAGCGCTGCACGACGCAACTGAGGCTGAGCACATAAGCGCCAATGGTGTCCGTACCGACCTACCGATCACCGACTGCTTGCTGCGATGGGAATGGTCCGACGATCCTCGCACCGTGACCCTGACCGCCGAGCGGCCGGACGCGCGTGAGGTGTGTCGTCTCGAGTGGCGTGTTCCTGAGACTCTTGAGTCCGTCTTCGGCAGACTTGGGGAGGCGCTTCGAGCACAAAAGCTTTGGCCGGGCGACGGCGCGTTCCAGCCGATGAGAGCGCTTCAGGAACTCGCAAGCACACTTGAAACGGCGTTGGGCGCCCAGGCTCTCGGCGATGAGACGCTCCGCGACGTCGTTCAGGTCGTAAACGGAACTTGGGCGATCACAGATCGCGCCCTGATCCCCGTCTCTAGGCCGCACTACACCATCGCGTTGAGCCGACTACAGGAGATGGACTGGGTGCGTCACATCTCGGGCAAGCCATGGGGGCATCCGGATGACTTCGCCTACGCGCTGGTTCTTGCCGGGCATCTCCGGGACAAAGGGAGGCTCTGATCCGTCCTCGCGGAGACAAGGGCTCCTTCGCACCTCTGTCGGTGCGCGTCCGCAAAAGCATCGGGCCTGGGGGCTGAGAGCTGGCGCCAGCGTGGCCGCCCGCTCAGGACAACGTCAGCCCGAGGCGCCCACACGCGTTGAACGGCTGGATGCGGTTCACGCCCACCGCTCTAGCGGCGTCCGGCAGCTTCACGCGCTTCTTGCAACCGGGATCTGACGTCTCGCGCGTGACCACGGTCGCCCCGAGGGCGCCGGCCCGTGCAGCCAGCCGCAAATCTGCGGACGCCATGAACTCGTCAACGGGCGGGAACCTGTTCCCAGATGCCGACGAGACGTCAAGGGCCGACATGAGTGCTGTCCTCGCGATGCGCCCGCCCACAGCTGGCACGGACACTTTCGCGGAAACCTCGGCCCTCTGACCCACGTCTTCGCAGGTCAGAGGGCTGGTTCGATCAGATGTCGAAGTGCATCTCGAAGTCGTGCCCGGTAGATGGACGTTGATGGCTGTCGACGGCAAACGTGCTCTGACCTGCGGATACGTGCTGAGGGACGTGGGCGCTGGTGTGTGCTGGCTGAATCTGCCAAGGACTCCCCAAGGACTGCGCACGGCGGCGTAACCGGTTGGAAACCGTCACGAACGTCCCAAGAGTGCGAGGGCGCACAAGCATCTGGCCCCGGGGTGTCACGGCACCCTGCCGACTTTTCCACAGGTGCCCGAACCTCTGGCGGATCGGTTATGTACGTGTGATCGTAGAAGCCATGTTCGTGCGGTGACCGCTTGTGATCGGCACGCACGTGGCGCCGGGAACTGGGACACCTTCTGGGGAAGGTGTCCACAACGAGTGGTCGGAAGGCTTTCGGGATAGACCGAAGGGGAGATATGCGACAGCGGATGCTGGCAAGCATGGCCGTGGTCGCCTGCCTCATGACCCTCGCCGGCTGCAATTCTGACGAGGTCCCACCCAGCGCTAGCCCAACCGGTACCAGCCTGTCGTCATCGTCGGAGAGCGCGACGCCGACGTCGACGCCCTCGAGGTCATTGACCCCCGATCAGCAGGACCTGCGCTCAGCGGAGGACGCGATCGCCGAATATTGGTGGGTCCTTGACGGGGCTGCGTCAAACCCCAACCAAAGCCTGAACATTCTTGCCACCGTCGCCCGCTCACAAGCGCTGGCACAGTGGCAAACCACCCTCACCACGGATCGAGCCCAAGGCCTCACGCAGAAAGGGCTGTCCACCGTAAGGGACGTCGAGGCCTCGAGTAAGGACGGCAAGACGTTCACTGTGAGCGCGTGTTTGGACGTGTCGGCAGTCGACGTGGTTGATGCGTCTGGCAAGTCGATGGTGCGATCCGACCGACCCGCACTGCAGAACTACACATACATGGTCCAGAAAGCTCCCGAAGGTTTCTTCGTCATTCAGGACCTACTCAAGGGTCAGCCATGCGCCGGTTGATCGTCTTGCTTCTAAGCATCGGGGTATGGGCGTTGACGTCCACTCCAGCGGTCGCGGCGCCTCCGGTCAGCTGCCCTCCGGGGCAGGAGCCACACCCCAAGTCGGGGGCGTGCATCATCGTGGTGCTCCCCCCCTCCGACCCCGGGCCCCCGGGCGGCCCTGATAGTCCTCCAGATCCGGGCGGAGGTCATTCAGTGCCAGCGGTGAAGCCGGTATGTCGTTTCGATCTCGGGACGCCACCGATAGAGGTTCCCTGTTCGAGCGATGTGGGTTGGTGGGTTCCGCCGCGTCAGTGCTACGCGAAGGCGGTCTCGCCGCAGCCGCCCTTGTCGGATCCGGCGTGGCAAGGCAGTACTGAGGGTGCTATCTACGAGTGCCGACGCCCGTTCCTTGGGCCTGGCGGATTCATCGTCGTGTGGTTCTGGTCGGCCTCACCCCCTGGGGTTGGGGCGCCACCGGATCCCCGGGATCTGGCGCGACAGGCGGTCGCGCTGATGAACCTGAGAGCGGTGCGGATCGGCATGGTCCCCGAACCCAGACCCGGGATGGTTGGGTTGGTCGGGATGCCGGTGTGGATGTGGGCGGAGCAGCCGGATCCGACGACGTGGGGGCCGGTGACGCGCACGGCCAGCGCCGCCGGGTTTTCGGTCACGGCGACGGCGAAGGTCACCAAGGTGGTGTGGGCGATGGGCGACGGGGAGACCGTCGTGTGCCGCACCCCCGGCACCCCGTATGAGGATCGCTACGGGAAGAAGTCCAGTCCCGACTGCGGGCACACCTACGTCCGCCAGGGCAAACACCTGGTGCGGGCGACGTCGTACTGGCGCGTCGACTGGGCCGGCATGGGGCAGAGCGGGTCGATCCCAATGTCGTTCTCGGACAGCGCATTGGTCACCATCGGTGAGGCGCAGGTCCTCACCCAGTAATTCACCGGCAATGGAGCAGAGGGGCTTTGGCATGAGCGTCGACACCGAGCGGTCCGTGGACCGACAGCAAAACCACAGCCGGGTGCCAGCTGGCGGGAAGGATCGCCTGGTCGCGCCACCGCCGAAGCTTCGGCGCCGTCCGCTCTTGGTGGCCGCGTCCATCGCGGCTGTGTGCGTGGGTGGACTGACGGGGGCGTTCGCGTGGACGGCTACGAGCGACACCCGCAGCGTGGTCGCGGTCCGTTCCGCAGTCGAGCGCGGCGCCGTCATCGCGCGCGAGGACCTGATGGCCGTGCAGGTCGGGCTAGACCCGGCCCTGGCCCCGGTCCCGGCCGCGCAGGTCGAGACGCTGGTGGGGCAACGGGCCGCGATGGACATGGCCGCTGGCACCCTGGTCACCCGGGATCAGGTCGCGGCGACGGTGCTGCCGCCTCGGGGATTCTCGGTTGTCGGGGTAGCTTTGCCGGCGTCGTTGCTTCCGGGGGAGCCGCTGGTCACGGGCGACCGGGTCCGCGTGATCGCCACCCCCGGCGCCGGGGGCGAGATCGTCGATGGACCGCCGGTGACGATCCCCGCGACCGTCGTCGGTCAGCATCCCGACCCTGACACGGGCGCGACGGTGGTCAGCGTCCAGGTGCCCGAGTCGCGGGCGGCGGAACTGGCGGCACGGGCAGCCACGGGCAACGTCGCGATCGTGCTGGACTCCCGGGAGCGGTGACCTGTGGCTCTGATCACGTTAATGTCGGCATCGGGTTCGCCGGGGGTGACCACCACCGCGATGGGCCTGGCATTGTGCTGGCCCCGGCCGGTGCTGCTGGTCGAGGCCGACCCCACCGGTGGCTCCGCCATCGCCGCAGGGTATCTGCGAGGCGGCGCGGCCCCGAGCGACTCGCTGATCGACCTGGCGCTCGCGCACCGCGACGGGCAGCTTGTCGAGGCGATCCCCACGGTGACCACGACCATTCCCGACACGACCGTCACCCTGCTAATGGGAACCCGCGCCCACGGACAAGCCCGGTCCCTGAACGGGTTGTGGGAACCACTGGCCGGCGCCTTGCGCGGCCTGGACGCCCTGGGGCAGGACGTCATCGTCGACGGCGGTCGGCTCGGGCTGCTCGGGTCACCGGAGCCGCTGATCCACGGCGCGGACCTGACACTGCTGGTCACGCGCTCCGACCTGGTCGCTCTGTCCGGGGCCAGATCTTGGGCGCAGACCTTGCGATCCCAGTTCGAGGAGCAGGGCGCACTGGACGCCATCGAGCTGCTGATGGTGGGGGAGGGCAGGCCGTACGGCACGCGAGAGGTCTCTGCGGTGCTGTCCCTGCCGGTGACCGCAGCACTGGCATGGGATCAGGCCGCCGCAGGTGTCTTCGCCCGTGGAGAAAGCGCACCCCGCACGTTCCAGGTTTCGGCGCTAGTGCGGAGCATGCGCTCCGCGACCACTGCCATCCAAACCCGGCTCGCCGCGAGCCGCGCCCAGCTCACCGCAGCCACACCGGGGGGCGGCTCATGAGCGGCAACCACACGCCTCCCCGCTCCGACCCGAC contains the following coding sequences:
- a CDS encoding thioesterase family protein, with product MSEFDDVLRISDGTAELTDGWVIGEAINGGVLMSLATQAASDAMKAQGSHVDAVAFSTTFLAAAQPGPATVETEILRIGRSFSTAEVTVSQDDKVRLRHTATFADLDAHSEPVHLEEAPPELPEPERCAPASRGGFAQKIALLDRIDLRIDPATVGWALGQPASDGEMRAWIKFADGREPDVSSLPFFLDAMPPVTFTFGALGWAPTIAFSGHIRSCPAPGWLRMRITTRNVIGGLFEEDAIIWDSRDRVVAQSRQLAGVRMPAHAERGTRAPDRAQGE
- a CDS encoding TadA family conjugal transfer-associated ATPase; its protein translation is MSDGVGGAGAGSGAGSGSGSGAWAPRWPGIEEAIREGRSPDASAIAGVTGSVVELGAEGVAIESALLREQVLGFGPLEQWIALASVTDVLVNGDGAVWVDRGGGVEETGVRLDRAAARALATRLAGLARRRLDESQPWVDGVLPGGVRLHAILPPLAESGTHLSLRIPRHQPVGVDGLIRLGAVGGEGDVLAEALRRVVAARLSFLVVGGTGAGKTTVLGALLSECAPDERIVVVEDVRELAPAHPHVVRLQGRMPNVEGVGGVTMVDLVRQALRMRPDRLVVGEVRGAEVREMLAALNTGHDGGAGTVHANGIEEVPARLEALGALAGLGREAVHAQLRGAVQIVVEVARVGSARFVRALGVTRWTGSEVVVDEAIVVVGVPGTTGSETRRGPGAERLDGLLRAADVGAGARDEMGQAARNRDALGREGREVA
- a CDS encoding type II secretion system F family protein, with the translated sequence MVLAAIVLVVGACFLWPAGRRGPLERGAPDGQVGPIPSPSLLSSQLTPAATAAVTVDAAADALVLCALALRSGLGPIEALEAVADKAGGPVAHHLRVVASAHRWGQDAATSWAHVGEAWRPAALAWQAAEQSGAAPAGVVLAAAERMRREESSRVEAAVQRAGVLLVLPLGACFLPGFVGTTVVPVVLHLARSSLGVG
- a CDS encoding helix-turn-helix domain-containing protein → MPAAHRPSQRVAALEATLDLLRAGGNLSLEAAARAAGMSKPGLMYHFATKEALVAALVDHLVDGYERDFISLLPAQPTQGTEPEGLSASERIAAYVRWSLTYAHDAADLVILCDPKLRVPMAARWADRFRGWVEVPAEIAAADRARLYAVRLMADGCWFADASGVLPVPLEDRPGLLALALDLLEGEGS
- a CDS encoding SMR family transporter, with translation MSKWSLLLAAILSEVTASLSLKGALVEPLLYIPVVVGFVAAFIFLSAVLRRNMPIGVAYGVWAASGVALTSVLSAVIYDEPFTRVMGVGIVLIIAGVLLVEIGSQAAQDKRGHLTPESNNGAI
- a CDS encoding SMR family transporter, with the translated sequence MQWVFLAMAITLEVAATLCLRMASTGQNKLWYLGVGLGYAGAFAALTVTLSEGLGLGVAYGIWAASGVALTAAASRILFKEPLTALMGVGIGLIIGGVLLVELGSGH
- a CDS encoding DUF4244 domain-containing protein, with amino-acid sequence MANWAGLVLKRGQAPHRSRRSAVTQALSRRWAHIKESAEAGMTTAEYAVGTLVACGQGTPQSRLTHSSKYIAYCWCAIAQVGRCWLQVLRPANTCWSGLVDLGCEGFLARTLQGNTGPSSGLTPHFTQGDRACEAGEST
- a CDS encoding DUF4411 family protein, whose product is MSALDVSSASGNRFPPVDEFMASADLRLAARAGALGATVVTRETSDPGCKKRVKLPDAARAVGVNRIQPFNACGRLGLTLS
- a CDS encoding SAF domain-containing protein; translated protein: MSVDTERSVDRQQNHSRVPAGGKDRLVAPPPKLRRRPLLVAASIAAVCVGGLTGAFAWTATSDTRSVVAVRSAVERGAVIAREDLMAVQVGLDPALAPVPAAQVETLVGQRAAMDMAAGTLVTRDQVAATVLPPRGFSVVGVALPASLLPGEPLVTGDRVRVIATPGAGGEIVDGPPVTIPATVVGQHPDPDTGATVVSVQVPESRAAELAARAATGNVAIVLDSRER